A genomic region of Drosophila kikkawai strain 14028-0561.14 chromosome X, DkikHiC1v2, whole genome shotgun sequence contains the following coding sequences:
- the LOC108079230 gene encoding xenotropic and polytropic retrovirus receptor 1 homolog isoform X4 → MSLYRGPLTWVIFNLYMAANVAGWQRAGVNHILIFEIDPRNHMQPARYLEIASIFGILWTLSMLGFLHHRAMHLNDPFVFPLALILIMTGLLVMPLPILDLKARWWTIKLLGRVITAPLHYVGFADFWMGDQLNSLVNCLVDHYIMVRFFVVCWLRREQSSQCFHLDVIVVPIVRCLPAWFRFAQCLRRFRDSGSKSVSYLFNAGKYSMSFLVVLFDTLRQRSEGRHGSPFSNPYTWLFLVSSMAATIYGYLWDVLRDFGLFQIMDGPGIFLRQQLVYPQAFYYFVIVENFCLRWLWAVEFGIFYNNLIAPYNLRTITSIAEITRRFIWNYVRLENEHLYNCGRFRATRDIHLAQLNPRQQRMLESMMDESDGVSNRRKPEARDHLSKEYF, encoded by the exons ATGAGTCTGTATAGAGGTCCGCTCACCTGGGTGATTTTCAATCTCTACATGGCGGCCAATGTGGCTGGCTGGCAGCGGGCGGGCGTCAATCACATCCTCATCTTTGAGATAGACCCAAGAAATCACATGCAGCCGGCTAGGTATCTGGAGATTGCCAGCATCTTTGGTATCCTTTGGACGCTGTCCATGCTGGGCTTTCTCCATCACAGGGCCATGCATTTAAATGATCCCTTTGTCTTTCCTTTGGCCCTCATCCTGATCATGACCGGATTGCTGGTGATGCCTCTGCCCATTTTGGATTTGAAGGCTCGCTGGTGGACCATCAAGCTCCTAGGGCGAGTGATCACCGCGCCCCTGCACTATGTGGGCTTTGCGGACTTTTGGATGGGCGACCAGCTAAACTCGCTGGTTAACTGCCTGGTGGATCATTACATCATGGTGCGCTTCTTTGTGGTTTGCTGGCTGCGTCGTGAGCAGAGCTCCCAATGCTTCCACCTGGACGTGATTGTAGTGCCCATTGTGCGGTGTCTGCCCGCCTGGTTTCGGTTTGCCCAGTGCCTGCGACGGTTTCGGGACAGTGGCTCCAAGTCGGTGAGCTATCTGTTCAATGCGGGAAAGTACTCAATGTCCTTTCTGGTGGTTCTCTTCGACACGCTGCGCCAGAGATCGGAGG GTCGGCATGGCAGTCCTTTTAGCAATCCGTACACCTGGCTCTTCCTGGTCAGCAGCATGGCGGCCACCATCTATGGTTATCTGTGGGATGTTCTGAGGGATTTTGGCTTGTTTCAGATCATGGATGGGCCTGGGATCTTCCTGCGGCAGCAGCTCGTCTATCCGCAGGCCTTCTACTACTTTGTCATCGTGGAGAACTTCTGTCTCCGCTGGCTCTGGGCTGTGGAGTTTGGAATTTTCTACAACAACCTGATAGCGCCGTACAACCTACGGACGATAACTAGCATTGCGGAGATCACCAG ACGCTTCATCTGGAACTATGTGCGGCTGGAGAACGAGCATCTGTACAATTGCGGAAGGTTTCGGGCCACACGGGACATCCACCTGGCGCAGCTGAATCCTCGCCAGCAACGTATGCTGGAGAGCATGATGGACGAGTCGGATGGTGTCTCCAACAGGCGAAAGCCCGAGGCGCGCGATCACCTGTCCAAGGAGTACTTCTAG
- the LOC108079230 gene encoding xenotropic and polytropic retrovirus receptor 1 homolog isoform X3 gives MKFGKTFESHLTVEWREQYMRYGDLKHMIRRGLEDAPSTILAEEYAIQSYYRAFEERFLMECQLELTRVDNFFLEKLMEAKRKHGHLKLQLLAFSRAPGYTGSEVSMLSQQGSNPSQGSKYQARNLTAPKKTMTHGQLSTAYCEFYLSLVLIQNYQTLNETGFRKICKKFDKNLRTTSAGSWFENNVEDAVFTDSRFLQRMIREVEDLYTTHLAGGNRQLAMAKLRVPPLGKPSSPTMVFQAGFALGMLLMLFLGTAISYWKRPPSAVNTATFMSLYRGPLTWVIFNLYMAANVAGWQRAGVNHILIFEIDPRNHMQPARYLEIASIFGILWTLSMLGFLHHRAMHLNDPFVFPLALILIMTGLLVMPLPILDLKARWWTIKLLGRVITAPLHYVGFADFWMGDQLNSLVNCLVDHYIMVRFFVVCWLRREQSSQCFHLDVIVVPIVRCLPAWFRFAQCLRRFRDSGSKSVSYLFNAGKYSMSFLVVLFDTLRQRSEVLLAIRTPGSSWSAAWRPPSMVICGMF, from the exons ATGAAGTTCGGCAAGACCTTCGAGTCCCATTTGACGGTCGAGTGGCGCGAGCAGTACATGCGATATGGG GATCTCAAGCATATGATTAGGCGTGGCCTGGAGGACGCACCCTCGACCATCCTGGCTGAGGAGTATGCAATCCAGAGCTACTACCGTGCCTTCGAGGAGCGCTTCCTCATGGAGTGCCAGCTGGAGCTGACCCGAGTGGACAACTTCTTTCTGGAGAAGCTCATGGAGGCGAAGCGAAAGCATGGCCACCTTAAGCTCCAGCTGCTGGCCTTCTCCCGGGCACCCGGCTACACCGGAAGTGAGGTCTCCATGCTTTCGCAACAGGGCAGCAATCCAAGCCAAGGATCAAAGTATCAGGCCCGGAATCTAACAGCGCCCAAGAAGACCATGACCCATGGCCAGCTGAGCACGGCCTACTGTGAGTTCTACCTGAGTCTGGTTCTCATCCAGAACTACCAGACGCTGAACGAGACTGGCTTCCGGAAGATTTGCAAGAAATTTGACAAGAATTTACGCACCACATCCGCCGGCAGTTGGTTCGAGAATAATGTGGAGGATGCTGTCTTCACGGACAGTCGCTTTCTGCAGCGCATGATCCGTGAGGTTGAGGATCTGTACACCACCCATCTGGCCGGAGGGAATCGACAATTGGCCATGGCTAAGCTACGAGTGCCGCCATTGGGTAAACCCTCGTCACCAACTATGGTTTTTCAGGCGGGCTTTGCCCTGGGCATGCTCCTGATGCTCTTCCTGGGCACAGCAATCAGTT ACTGGAAGCGACCTCCCTCTGCGGTTAACACGGCCACCTTTATGAGTCTGTATAGAGGTCCGCTCACCTGGGTGATTTTCAATCTCTACATGGCGGCCAATGTGGCTGGCTGGCAGCGGGCGGGCGTCAATCACATCCTCATCTTTGAGATAGACCCAAGAAATCACATGCAGCCGGCTAGGTATCTGGAGATTGCCAGCATCTTTGGTATCCTTTGGACGCTGTCCATGCTGGGCTTTCTCCATCACAGGGCCATGCATTTAAATGATCCCTTTGTCTTTCCTTTGGCCCTCATCCTGATCATGACCGGATTGCTGGTGATGCCTCTGCCCATTTTGGATTTGAAGGCTCGCTGGTGGACCATCAAGCTCCTAGGGCGAGTGATCACCGCGCCCCTGCACTATGTGGGCTTTGCGGACTTTTGGATGGGCGACCAGCTAAACTCGCTGGTTAACTGCCTGGTGGATCATTACATCATGGTGCGCTTCTTTGTGGTTTGCTGGCTGCGTCGTGAGCAGAGCTCCCAATGCTTCCACCTGGACGTGATTGTAGTGCCCATTGTGCGGTGTCTGCCCGCCTGGTTTCGGTTTGCCCAGTGCCTGCGACGGTTTCGGGACAGTGGCTCCAAGTCGGTGAGCTATCTGTTCAATGCGGGAAAGTACTCAATGTCCTTTCTGGTGGTTCTCTTCGACACGCTGCGCCAGAGATCGGAGG TCCTTTTAGCAATCCGTACACCTGGCTCTTCCTGGTCAGCAGCATGGCGGCCACCATCTATGGTTATCTGTGGGATGTTCTGA
- the LOC108079230 gene encoding xenotropic and polytropic retrovirus receptor 1 homolog isoform X2: MKFGKTFESHLTVEWREQYMRYGHMIRRGLEDAPSTILAEEYAIQSYYRAFEERFLMECQLELTRVDNFFLEKLMEAKRKHGHLKLQLLAFSRAPGYTGSEVSMLSQQGSNPSQGSKYQARNLTAPKKTMTHGQLSTAYCEFYLSLVLIQNYQTLNETGFRKICKKFDKNLRTTSAGSWFENNVEDAVFTDSRFLQRMIREVEDLYTTHLAGGNRQLAMAKLRVPPLGKPSSPTMVFQAGFALGMLLMLFLGTAISYWKRPPSAVNTATFMSLYRGPLTWVIFNLYMAANVAGWQRAGVNHILIFEIDPRNHMQPARYLEIASIFGILWTLSMLGFLHHRAMHLNDPFVFPLALILIMTGLLVMPLPILDLKARWWTIKLLGRVITAPLHYVGFADFWMGDQLNSLVNCLVDHYIMVRFFVVCWLRREQSSQCFHLDVIVVPIVRCLPAWFRFAQCLRRFRDSGSKSVSYLFNAGKYSMSFLVVLFDTLRQRSEGRHGSPFSNPYTWLFLVSSMAATIYGYLWDVLRDFGLFQIMDGPGIFLRQQLVYPQAFYYFVIVENFCLRWLWAVEFGIFYNNLIAPYNLRTITSIAEITRRFIWNYVRLENEHLYNCGRFRATRDIHLAQLNPRQQRMLESMMDESDGVSNRRKPEARDHLSKEYF; encoded by the exons ATGAAGTTCGGCAAGACCTTCGAGTCCCATTTGACGGTCGAGTGGCGCGAGCAGTACATGCGATATGGG CATATGATTAGGCGTGGCCTGGAGGACGCACCCTCGACCATCCTGGCTGAGGAGTATGCAATCCAGAGCTACTACCGTGCCTTCGAGGAGCGCTTCCTCATGGAGTGCCAGCTGGAGCTGACCCGAGTGGACAACTTCTTTCTGGAGAAGCTCATGGAGGCGAAGCGAAAGCATGGCCACCTTAAGCTCCAGCTGCTGGCCTTCTCCCGGGCACCCGGCTACACCGGAAGTGAGGTCTCCATGCTTTCGCAACAGGGCAGCAATCCAAGCCAAGGATCAAAGTATCAGGCCCGGAATCTAACAGCGCCCAAGAAGACCATGACCCATGGCCAGCTGAGCACGGCCTACTGTGAGTTCTACCTGAGTCTGGTTCTCATCCAGAACTACCAGACGCTGAACGAGACTGGCTTCCGGAAGATTTGCAAGAAATTTGACAAGAATTTACGCACCACATCCGCCGGCAGTTGGTTCGAGAATAATGTGGAGGATGCTGTCTTCACGGACAGTCGCTTTCTGCAGCGCATGATCCGTGAGGTTGAGGATCTGTACACCACCCATCTGGCCGGAGGGAATCGACAATTGGCCATGGCTAAGCTACGAGTGCCGCCATTGGGTAAACCCTCGTCACCAACTATGGTTTTTCAGGCGGGCTTTGCCCTGGGCATGCTCCTGATGCTCTTCCTGGGCACAGCAATCAGTT ACTGGAAGCGACCTCCCTCTGCGGTTAACACGGCCACCTTTATGAGTCTGTATAGAGGTCCGCTCACCTGGGTGATTTTCAATCTCTACATGGCGGCCAATGTGGCTGGCTGGCAGCGGGCGGGCGTCAATCACATCCTCATCTTTGAGATAGACCCAAGAAATCACATGCAGCCGGCTAGGTATCTGGAGATTGCCAGCATCTTTGGTATCCTTTGGACGCTGTCCATGCTGGGCTTTCTCCATCACAGGGCCATGCATTTAAATGATCCCTTTGTCTTTCCTTTGGCCCTCATCCTGATCATGACCGGATTGCTGGTGATGCCTCTGCCCATTTTGGATTTGAAGGCTCGCTGGTGGACCATCAAGCTCCTAGGGCGAGTGATCACCGCGCCCCTGCACTATGTGGGCTTTGCGGACTTTTGGATGGGCGACCAGCTAAACTCGCTGGTTAACTGCCTGGTGGATCATTACATCATGGTGCGCTTCTTTGTGGTTTGCTGGCTGCGTCGTGAGCAGAGCTCCCAATGCTTCCACCTGGACGTGATTGTAGTGCCCATTGTGCGGTGTCTGCCCGCCTGGTTTCGGTTTGCCCAGTGCCTGCGACGGTTTCGGGACAGTGGCTCCAAGTCGGTGAGCTATCTGTTCAATGCGGGAAAGTACTCAATGTCCTTTCTGGTGGTTCTCTTCGACACGCTGCGCCAGAGATCGGAGG GTCGGCATGGCAGTCCTTTTAGCAATCCGTACACCTGGCTCTTCCTGGTCAGCAGCATGGCGGCCACCATCTATGGTTATCTGTGGGATGTTCTGAGGGATTTTGGCTTGTTTCAGATCATGGATGGGCCTGGGATCTTCCTGCGGCAGCAGCTCGTCTATCCGCAGGCCTTCTACTACTTTGTCATCGTGGAGAACTTCTGTCTCCGCTGGCTCTGGGCTGTGGAGTTTGGAATTTTCTACAACAACCTGATAGCGCCGTACAACCTACGGACGATAACTAGCATTGCGGAGATCACCAG ACGCTTCATCTGGAACTATGTGCGGCTGGAGAACGAGCATCTGTACAATTGCGGAAGGTTTCGGGCCACACGGGACATCCACCTGGCGCAGCTGAATCCTCGCCAGCAACGTATGCTGGAGAGCATGATGGACGAGTCGGATGGTGTCTCCAACAGGCGAAAGCCCGAGGCGCGCGATCACCTGTCCAAGGAGTACTTCTAG
- the LOC108079230 gene encoding xenotropic and polytropic retrovirus receptor 1 homolog isoform X1 has protein sequence MKFGKTFESHLTVEWREQYMRYGDLKHMIRRGLEDAPSTILAEEYAIQSYYRAFEERFLMECQLELTRVDNFFLEKLMEAKRKHGHLKLQLLAFSRAPGYTGSEVSMLSQQGSNPSQGSKYQARNLTAPKKTMTHGQLSTAYCEFYLSLVLIQNYQTLNETGFRKICKKFDKNLRTTSAGSWFENNVEDAVFTDSRFLQRMIREVEDLYTTHLAGGNRQLAMAKLRVPPLGKPSSPTMVFQAGFALGMLLMLFLGTAISYWKRPPSAVNTATFMSLYRGPLTWVIFNLYMAANVAGWQRAGVNHILIFEIDPRNHMQPARYLEIASIFGILWTLSMLGFLHHRAMHLNDPFVFPLALILIMTGLLVMPLPILDLKARWWTIKLLGRVITAPLHYVGFADFWMGDQLNSLVNCLVDHYIMVRFFVVCWLRREQSSQCFHLDVIVVPIVRCLPAWFRFAQCLRRFRDSGSKSVSYLFNAGKYSMSFLVVLFDTLRQRSEGRHGSPFSNPYTWLFLVSSMAATIYGYLWDVLRDFGLFQIMDGPGIFLRQQLVYPQAFYYFVIVENFCLRWLWAVEFGIFYNNLIAPYNLRTITSIAEITRRFIWNYVRLENEHLYNCGRFRATRDIHLAQLNPRQQRMLESMMDESDGVSNRRKPEARDHLSKEYF, from the exons ATGAAGTTCGGCAAGACCTTCGAGTCCCATTTGACGGTCGAGTGGCGCGAGCAGTACATGCGATATGGG GATCTCAAGCATATGATTAGGCGTGGCCTGGAGGACGCACCCTCGACCATCCTGGCTGAGGAGTATGCAATCCAGAGCTACTACCGTGCCTTCGAGGAGCGCTTCCTCATGGAGTGCCAGCTGGAGCTGACCCGAGTGGACAACTTCTTTCTGGAGAAGCTCATGGAGGCGAAGCGAAAGCATGGCCACCTTAAGCTCCAGCTGCTGGCCTTCTCCCGGGCACCCGGCTACACCGGAAGTGAGGTCTCCATGCTTTCGCAACAGGGCAGCAATCCAAGCCAAGGATCAAAGTATCAGGCCCGGAATCTAACAGCGCCCAAGAAGACCATGACCCATGGCCAGCTGAGCACGGCCTACTGTGAGTTCTACCTGAGTCTGGTTCTCATCCAGAACTACCAGACGCTGAACGAGACTGGCTTCCGGAAGATTTGCAAGAAATTTGACAAGAATTTACGCACCACATCCGCCGGCAGTTGGTTCGAGAATAATGTGGAGGATGCTGTCTTCACGGACAGTCGCTTTCTGCAGCGCATGATCCGTGAGGTTGAGGATCTGTACACCACCCATCTGGCCGGAGGGAATCGACAATTGGCCATGGCTAAGCTACGAGTGCCGCCATTGGGTAAACCCTCGTCACCAACTATGGTTTTTCAGGCGGGCTTTGCCCTGGGCATGCTCCTGATGCTCTTCCTGGGCACAGCAATCAGTT ACTGGAAGCGACCTCCCTCTGCGGTTAACACGGCCACCTTTATGAGTCTGTATAGAGGTCCGCTCACCTGGGTGATTTTCAATCTCTACATGGCGGCCAATGTGGCTGGCTGGCAGCGGGCGGGCGTCAATCACATCCTCATCTTTGAGATAGACCCAAGAAATCACATGCAGCCGGCTAGGTATCTGGAGATTGCCAGCATCTTTGGTATCCTTTGGACGCTGTCCATGCTGGGCTTTCTCCATCACAGGGCCATGCATTTAAATGATCCCTTTGTCTTTCCTTTGGCCCTCATCCTGATCATGACCGGATTGCTGGTGATGCCTCTGCCCATTTTGGATTTGAAGGCTCGCTGGTGGACCATCAAGCTCCTAGGGCGAGTGATCACCGCGCCCCTGCACTATGTGGGCTTTGCGGACTTTTGGATGGGCGACCAGCTAAACTCGCTGGTTAACTGCCTGGTGGATCATTACATCATGGTGCGCTTCTTTGTGGTTTGCTGGCTGCGTCGTGAGCAGAGCTCCCAATGCTTCCACCTGGACGTGATTGTAGTGCCCATTGTGCGGTGTCTGCCCGCCTGGTTTCGGTTTGCCCAGTGCCTGCGACGGTTTCGGGACAGTGGCTCCAAGTCGGTGAGCTATCTGTTCAATGCGGGAAAGTACTCAATGTCCTTTCTGGTGGTTCTCTTCGACACGCTGCGCCAGAGATCGGAGG GTCGGCATGGCAGTCCTTTTAGCAATCCGTACACCTGGCTCTTCCTGGTCAGCAGCATGGCGGCCACCATCTATGGTTATCTGTGGGATGTTCTGAGGGATTTTGGCTTGTTTCAGATCATGGATGGGCCTGGGATCTTCCTGCGGCAGCAGCTCGTCTATCCGCAGGCCTTCTACTACTTTGTCATCGTGGAGAACTTCTGTCTCCGCTGGCTCTGGGCTGTGGAGTTTGGAATTTTCTACAACAACCTGATAGCGCCGTACAACCTACGGACGATAACTAGCATTGCGGAGATCACCAG ACGCTTCATCTGGAACTATGTGCGGCTGGAGAACGAGCATCTGTACAATTGCGGAAGGTTTCGGGCCACACGGGACATCCACCTGGCGCAGCTGAATCCTCGCCAGCAACGTATGCTGGAGAGCATGATGGACGAGTCGGATGGTGTCTCCAACAGGCGAAAGCCCGAGGCGCGCGATCACCTGTCCAAGGAGTACTTCTAG